One genomic window of Caldivirga maquilingensis IC-167 includes the following:
- the amrB gene encoding AmmeMemoRadiSam system protein B: MVTRKPAVAGMFYEASKDGLINQIKWSIEHELGPKSTMNVKENRQYVLSVIVPHAGYVYSGPVAAHAYVEVGKYIKPKVFVIIGPNHYGVGSPAAIMTSGTWETPLGQVEIDEEVAKQIKAKVKDLAEDPIAFEREHSIEVQVPFIQYLFPGSRIVPIVLWNQTIDLSRRLGSAISEVIDGRAGEVVVVASSDLNHYEPHEVTTDKDMKVIERILNMDEEGFYTVMDKYDVSVCGFGAIMTAIVYSRKQGSTGVKLLKHATSGDTSGYLLETVGYASIAFYK, encoded by the coding sequence ATGGTTACTAGGAAACCCGCGGTTGCAGGTATGTTCTATGAGGCAAGTAAGGATGGTTTAATTAACCAGATAAAATGGTCCATTGAGCATGAGCTTGGTCCTAAATCAACAATGAATGTTAAGGAGAATAGGCAGTACGTCCTCTCAGTAATAGTGCCTCACGCTGGTTACGTGTACTCGGGTCCAGTGGCTGCTCACGCGTACGTTGAGGTAGGTAAGTACATTAAACCCAAGGTATTCGTAATAATAGGCCCTAATCACTATGGTGTTGGTTCACCAGCAGCAATAATGACTAGTGGCACCTGGGAGACACCGTTGGGGCAGGTGGAGATTGATGAGGAGGTGGCTAAGCAGATAAAAGCTAAAGTTAAGGACTTGGCCGAGGATCCAATAGCCTTTGAGAGGGAGCACTCCATCGAGGTTCAGGTACCCTTTATACAGTATCTTTTCCCCGGCTCCAGGATAGTTCCCATAGTTCTATGGAATCAAACCATTGATTTATCCAGGAGGCTTGGTTCAGCAATAAGTGAGGTTATTGATGGGAGGGCAGGTGAAGTTGTGGTAGTGGCCTCCAGTGACTTAAATCACTATGAGCCTCATGAGGTTACTACGGATAAGGACATGAAGGTTATTGAACGTATACTAAACATGGATGAGGAAGGCTTCTACACGGTTATGGATAAGTATGATGTCTCAGTATGCGGCTTCGGTGCAATAATGACAGCCATAGTTTACTCAAGGAAACAGGGGTCTACTGGTGTAAAGCTGCTTAAGCATGCCACATCCGGCGACACCAGTGGGTATCTCCTTGAGACCGTGGGTTACGCTTCAATAGCCTTTTACAAGTGA
- a CDS encoding MTH1187 family thiamine-binding protein: MGIIIEIAVDPIGTGSTSVGDLIKQAVSVIAKRGYKYQVCAMGTVVELPSLRDIGPLLEDIHEELVKRGVKRIVSVVRIDDRRDKNESIEYKVSRVTQ; the protein is encoded by the coding sequence ATGGGTATTATAATTGAGATTGCCGTTGATCCAATAGGTACAGGCTCCACAAGTGTTGGTGACTTAATAAAGCAGGCAGTATCAGTAATAGCTAAGAGGGGTTATAAGTACCAGGTCTGCGCCATGGGAACAGTCGTGGAGTTGCCGTCACTAAGGGATATTGGTCCACTTCTTGAGGATATTCATGAGGAGTTGGTTAAGAGAGGGGTGAAGAGGATTGTTTCAGTGGTTAGGATTGATGATAGGAGGGATAAGAATGAGAGTATTGAGTATAAGGTTAGTAGAGTTACTCAATAA
- a CDS encoding protease pro-enzyme activation domain-containing protein → MIRVNGLTVAYLVLTLIIIYVGISLIAHGSLINMQTNSLPPSLSGYSYTGSLSNNTNVIVTIYVPLRNLNLLYHYVELISSPGSPMYHHFLSKAQVASLFYPINEYNNVTAFLKEHGFRILFTAADSIIVAEGNVSAVERYLGLRYAVYSNGSVSFYESYGEPKLGNVMIYSSNITMLLLEHPSFLVTGSELNGLRNYVKSSVNLTYPIEAYWPTMLQGAYNATALYEMGYYGQNYTIGIIDFFGDPYIVNQLTQFDYETGLPNPPSFNIIPIGPYNPNLGVYNGWAYEISLDVEAAHAIAPEAGITLYVANPALPLAAIIAYIVDQDNVNVVSQSFGFPESILSTVNGPVFYFNVFLTDEYYALGSVEGITFTAASGDGGGAGYSNGPIGAVIYPSTSPYVTAVGGTTTYIQLPNGSYYQTAWSSYGFIPLDENLGGSTGGVSAVEPKPWYQWGITTPNSYPLGRMVPDVAMDASPYPGLLIVGPGNTLLITGGTSAAAPLLAGLLTLIMDYVHSSLGLINPALYSIANNTNEYGKAIVPITFGYNIPWTAHYGYNMVTGLGTINAGYFAEALSALSNQSKGGLSITVNVFNSSGYPQRQYYPGERIIISASIIANSTQLVTSGNFSAIIENPWGTIAIVPLRFTQPLGWAASITLPSNASGILMVTVYGKYSNLTGYGFTTVFSGYYAQFLEPLTFIPLYSKLGIWIEVNLTNAYGSLPINVTNLTALVYYYDYINNSYVLIGNVTLRPQITSQGFGLTPLFIGKLPSDAPMGNLLIRLTNAFGFVAFVNGIMMQSMSVLPPIVAQPGSVAAGGDVIVAGYPTPPLDLGQVSVGTGTYVFYNVLYGSNVTASLIGPNGEVISRANIYYNPSVGAYYGVLNVPQNAAPGLYLVALNASYDSYTLNSTITGSYFAEIYVSRGYSTPLIRFSSLYATEGQVITIYANITYPNGTEVKYGMYSAVVYPISLSGIYPALSQLFETPLWYNPKIGLWVGNVTLPSQFSLGSLTYLEGNMYFSSPYGVLITGVSADGFPTPSSLLTQSTFYVLPYTLVSDQLISNMKAYHLALINDTLVNGVYVDDVLINDTLIGNVTLINCNASNITILNSNATVMLSNINNINAVNSTIMLFTSKVNELSIASSRYINENSVVKHIYPPPPVVIINYPSGDANLTGLVAVNFTVMGDDVSNTVLYLNGHELASYSGNGTFTYALNTGSYPDGTYELTVVALQADGSSASATVVVNIENGLLTLNNRLNAVNQFINSSVARLSNELSSNMTLIYSEFNRLNSNLLIMDILLLVALALSSAALSWFIASRRH, encoded by the coding sequence ATGATTCGTGTAAATGGGTTAACGGTAGCATACTTAGTCTTAACCCTTATTATAATTTACGTTGGGATTTCATTAATTGCTCATGGTTCATTAATTAATATGCAAACGAATAGCTTACCCCCATCATTAAGCGGCTACTCATACACTGGTTCACTCAGTAATAATACTAACGTTATAGTAACGATATATGTTCCACTTAGGAACCTGAACCTACTTTACCACTACGTTGAATTAATATCAAGCCCAGGTTCACCAATGTATCATCACTTTCTAAGTAAGGCTCAAGTTGCCTCACTATTCTATCCAATTAATGAATACAATAATGTTACCGCCTTCCTCAAGGAACACGGCTTCAGAATATTATTCACTGCAGCTGACTCCATAATAGTGGCTGAGGGTAACGTTAGTGCTGTTGAAAGATACCTAGGTTTAAGGTACGCCGTCTACAGTAATGGTTCGGTAAGCTTCTATGAGTCCTATGGGGAGCCTAAGCTAGGTAACGTGATGATTTACTCATCTAACATAACCATGCTTCTACTTGAGCATCCATCATTCTTAGTAACAGGCAGTGAATTAAATGGGTTAAGGAATTACGTTAAGAGTAGTGTTAATTTAACTTACCCTATTGAGGCTTATTGGCCCACGATGCTTCAGGGGGCCTACAATGCAACCGCATTATATGAAATGGGGTATTATGGTCAAAACTACACGATAGGCATTATTGACTTCTTCGGCGACCCCTATATTGTTAATCAATTAACGCAGTTTGATTATGAGACAGGCTTACCTAATCCACCAAGCTTCAATATAATACCCATAGGCCCCTATAACCCTAATCTAGGTGTTTATAATGGTTGGGCATACGAGATAAGCCTTGATGTTGAGGCTGCCCATGCCATTGCACCTGAGGCTGGCATAACGCTTTACGTAGCTAACCCAGCATTACCCCTAGCTGCTATAATAGCTTACATCGTTGACCAGGATAATGTTAATGTAGTGTCCCAGAGCTTCGGTTTCCCGGAATCAATACTCTCAACTGTTAATGGCCCAGTCTTCTACTTCAATGTCTTCCTAACCGATGAATACTACGCACTGGGTAGTGTTGAGGGTATAACCTTCACTGCGGCAAGTGGAGATGGGGGTGGGGCGGGTTATAGTAATGGACCTATTGGCGCCGTTATTTACCCATCAACATCACCCTACGTAACCGCCGTGGGTGGTACAACCACCTACATTCAATTACCCAACGGCTCCTATTACCAGACAGCCTGGTCCAGTTACGGCTTCATACCGCTTGATGAGAATCTAGGTGGATCAACAGGTGGTGTTAGTGCTGTTGAACCTAAGCCGTGGTATCAATGGGGAATTACGACACCGAACTCATATCCCCTCGGCAGAATGGTTCCCGATGTTGCAATGGATGCAAGCCCCTACCCAGGTTTACTGATTGTGGGGCCTGGTAATACACTACTTATAACAGGGGGTACAAGCGCCGCGGCGCCTTTGCTTGCTGGATTATTAACATTAATAATGGATTACGTTCACTCAAGCCTAGGCTTAATTAACCCTGCATTATACAGTATAGCCAATAATACTAATGAGTATGGTAAGGCGATAGTACCAATCACTTTCGGCTACAACATACCGTGGACAGCCCACTACGGTTACAATATGGTAACTGGGTTAGGAACCATTAATGCCGGGTACTTCGCTGAAGCCCTCTCGGCATTAAGCAATCAAAGTAAGGGTGGCTTATCAATAACAGTTAACGTATTCAACAGCTCCGGTTACCCGCAGAGGCAGTATTACCCAGGGGAGAGGATTATAATTAGTGCATCAATAATTGCTAACTCGACTCAACTGGTTACGTCAGGGAACTTCTCAGCCATAATTGAGAATCCCTGGGGTACCATAGCCATTGTCCCATTAAGGTTCACTCAACCCCTAGGTTGGGCAGCATCAATTACACTTCCAAGTAACGCCTCAGGCATATTAATGGTAACTGTTTACGGCAAATACAGTAACCTTACCGGCTACGGATTCACCACTGTGTTTTCGGGTTATTATGCTCAATTCCTTGAACCGCTCACATTCATACCACTGTACTCGAAGTTAGGTATTTGGATTGAAGTTAATTTAACCAATGCTTACGGCTCATTACCAATTAACGTAACTAACCTAACAGCATTAGTGTACTACTACGATTACATTAATAACTCATACGTATTAATAGGCAATGTCACATTAAGACCACAGATAACAAGTCAAGGCTTCGGTTTAACACCATTATTCATAGGCAAGCTACCGAGTGATGCACCCATGGGTAACCTACTCATTAGGTTAACTAACGCCTTCGGTTTCGTGGCATTTGTCAATGGCATAATGATGCAGAGCATGAGTGTCCTCCCACCTATTGTTGCTCAACCAGGTTCAGTTGCAGCAGGAGGTGACGTAATAGTGGCGGGTTATCCTACTCCACCACTTGACTTAGGTCAAGTCTCCGTTGGGACTGGTACGTATGTGTTTTATAATGTTCTCTACGGCTCCAACGTAACTGCCTCATTAATAGGACCTAATGGTGAGGTTATCAGTAGGGCAAACATTTACTATAATCCATCAGTGGGCGCCTATTACGGTGTCTTAAATGTGCCTCAAAATGCTGCACCAGGCCTATACCTAGTGGCCTTAAATGCCTCATATGACTCATATACGCTTAACTCCACGATAACAGGCTCATACTTCGCTGAAATATATGTTTCCAGAGGTTACTCGACACCATTAATACGTTTTTCATCACTCTACGCCACTGAGGGGCAGGTGATTACTATTTACGCGAACATAACTTATCCTAACGGTACTGAGGTTAAGTACGGCATGTACTCGGCTGTCGTGTACCCTATATCATTATCAGGCATTTACCCGGCCTTAAGTCAATTATTCGAAACCCCACTCTGGTATAATCCTAAGATCGGCTTATGGGTTGGTAATGTAACTTTACCATCTCAATTCTCTCTAGGTAGCTTAACCTACCTTGAAGGTAACATGTACTTCTCATCACCGTATGGAGTATTGATTACCGGTGTTTCAGCTGATGGATTCCCAACACCAAGTAGCCTACTAACTCAATCAACATTCTACGTACTACCATACACATTAGTGAGTGATCAGTTAATAAGTAATATGAAGGCTTATCACTTAGCGTTGATTAATGATACGTTAGTGAATGGTGTGTATGTTGATGATGTTTTAATTAATGATACATTAATCGGTAATGTTACGTTAATTAACTGCAACGCCAGTAACATAACTATACTTAACTCTAACGCCACAGTAATGCTGTCTAACATTAATAACATTAATGCAGTTAATAGTACTATTATGTTATTCACAAGCAAGGTCAATGAATTATCGATAGCATCCTCAAGGTACATTAATGAAAACTCAGTGGTGAAGCACATTTATCCTCCACCACCAGTTGTCATAATTAATTACCCCAGTGGTGATGCTAATTTAACAGGCTTAGTTGCTGTTAACTTCACTGTAATGGGTGATGATGTGTCAAACACGGTGCTTTACCTTAATGGTCATGAATTAGCCAGTTACAGTGGTAACGGTACATTCACCTACGCATTAAATACGGGGAGTTACCCTGATGGTACATATGAATTAACTGTTGTTGCACTTCAGGCTGATGGATCATCAGCATCAGCAACAGTGGTGGTTAATATTGAGAATGGTTTACTAACCCTTAATAATAGGCTTAATGCCGTTAATCAATTCATTAACAGTAGCGTTGCTAGGTTGTCTAATGAATTATCATCAAACATGACGCTGATTTACAGTGAATTCAATAGACTTAACAGTAATCTATTAATCATGGATATTCTACTACTGGTGGCCCTTGCCTTAAGCTCAGCGGCCTTATCATGGTTCATAGCATCTAGGCGTCATTAA
- a CDS encoding C2H2-type zinc finger protein translates to MQIVCKYCGKTMDNALAYFIHYSRECQQLPKTRRCPVCGVKFPSFRLLKMHLMNESLIDNRHRSLITARFS, encoded by the coding sequence ATGCAGATAGTGTGCAAGTACTGTGGGAAAACAATGGATAATGCGTTAGCCTACTTCATTCACTATAGTAGGGAGTGCCAGCAATTACCTAAAACGAGAAGATGCCCTGTTTGCGGGGTTAAGTTCCCAAGCTTTAGGTTACTGAAAATGCACCTAATGAATGAATCACTTATTGATAATAGGCATAGGAGCCTCATTACTGCTAGGTTTTCTTAA
- a CDS encoding agmatinase family protein: MLHVHEPVNPMFGVSKGNGRIMMLGVPMEDTLSFKPGTRFAPMVLRQVTPYLEATPTEWLGYEPLSELNDLGDVSLHQGDVEFNLSRIRSITSELLGKGLLINIGGEHTISLAVARAIRDKFNELGVFIQFDAHLDLRGEWPMGQGLSHATFARILNNEVKPSLYVNLGFRGFDEEELSYARGLNSVLLDSVELSAVSYTQLRDLLRIINDTHGPIHLSIDIDVFDPSVAPGVGNPEAGGVGYMTIYKALEVAMPLIAERLVAIDIVEYSPPNDVSNITASLVAKLIVDLMNLYLWGINCRRVRS, encoded by the coding sequence ATGCTGCATGTTCATGAACCAGTTAACCCAATGTTCGGCGTCAGTAAGGGTAACGGTAGAATAATGATGCTTGGAGTACCCATGGAGGATACGTTGAGTTTCAAACCTGGGACAAGGTTTGCCCCCATGGTTCTGAGGCAGGTGACGCCTTACCTTGAGGCAACCCCAACGGAGTGGCTTGGGTATGAGCCTTTAAGTGAATTAAATGACTTAGGTGATGTTAGTCTTCATCAGGGTGATGTTGAGTTTAACCTAAGTAGAATAAGGAGTATTACAAGTGAATTACTTGGTAAAGGACTCTTAATTAATATAGGTGGGGAGCACACAATATCACTAGCTGTAGCTAGGGCTATTAGAGATAAGTTCAATGAACTGGGAGTCTTCATTCAATTCGACGCTCACCTAGACCTCAGGGGCGAGTGGCCTATGGGCCAGGGGTTAAGTCACGCAACCTTTGCCAGGATACTGAACAATGAGGTTAAGCCAAGTCTTTACGTTAATCTAGGCTTCAGGGGATTTGATGAAGAAGAGTTAAGCTATGCTAGGGGGTTAAATAGCGTGCTACTAGACTCAGTGGAGTTATCGGCAGTAAGCTATACTCAATTACGTGACTTGCTTAGGATCATTAATGATACCCATGGTCCAATTCACCTATCAATAGACATTGATGTATTCGACCCATCAGTAGCCCCAGGCGTGGGTAATCCAGAGGCAGGGGGTGTGGGTTACATGACTATTTATAAAGCCCTTGAAGTCGCAATGCCACTAATTGCTGAGAGACTAGTGGCTATTGATATTGTTGAGTATTCACCACCCAATGATGTAAGCAATATAACTGCATCACTTGTTGCTAAACTCATAGTTGACTTAATGAACCTTTACCTATGGGGTATTAATTGTAGGCGGGTTAGAAGTTAA
- a CDS encoding pyridoxal-phosphate dependent enzyme: MFNSLEELVTGVWPTPLLKLNLFKQRNVWAKLEFMNPLTHSIKDRTALGLIKSLGNVDKGVIEVSSGNLAVALASILRARGIDYIAYVPSGSPRSFKVMLKLMGVKVVEREGNTSSILPEVINEAKKLGLSHPNQFSNPANYMIHYNTTAREIDEQCRLAGFKPKYIIGAVGTAGHMTGISMYFKEKYGNDVKVIAVQPSVNSTIPGIKRINGNNPFSELLKVDQVIDVSREQALIGVVKVARSDGLLIGLSSGAVAYAAMSLNVNDAVLIFPDDAWKYIDELDYELTQVD; the protein is encoded by the coding sequence GTGTTTAATAGTCTAGAAGAGTTGGTAACAGGGGTTTGGCCTACCCCCCTCTTGAAGCTGAACTTGTTTAAGCAGCGTAATGTTTGGGCTAAACTGGAGTTCATGAATCCGTTGACGCATAGTATTAAGGATAGGACTGCCCTAGGGCTTATTAAGTCGCTGGGTAATGTTGATAAGGGGGTTATTGAGGTTTCCTCAGGTAACTTGGCTGTTGCCTTAGCATCAATACTTAGGGCTAGGGGAATCGACTACATTGCCTACGTTCCCTCTGGTTCACCAAGGTCCTTTAAGGTCATGCTTAAGTTAATGGGTGTTAAGGTTGTTGAACGTGAGGGTAATACATCATCAATACTACCTGAGGTAATTAATGAGGCTAAGAAACTGGGGTTAAGTCACCCGAATCAATTCTCAAACCCAGCCAATTACATGATTCACTATAATACTACGGCTAGGGAGATTGATGAACAATGCAGGTTAGCTGGCTTTAAGCCTAAATACATTATTGGTGCCGTTGGGACCGCCGGCCACATGACCGGGATATCAATGTACTTTAAGGAGAAGTACGGTAATGATGTTAAAGTGATTGCCGTGCAGCCATCAGTTAATTCAACAATACCAGGTATTAAGAGGATTAATGGTAATAATCCATTCAGTGAATTACTTAAGGTGGATCAGGTGATTGATGTATCAAGGGAACAGGCCTTAATAGGCGTTGTGAAGGTGGCTAGGAGTGATGGTTTATTGATTGGTTTAAGCTCTGGGGCTGTTGCCTATGCTGCAATGAGCCTTAATGTTAATGATGCAGTATTAATATTCCCTGATGATGCCTGGAAGTACATTGATGAATTAGACTATGAGTTAACACAGGTGGATTAA
- a CDS encoding TIGR00304 family membrane protein — protein sequence MMINIVDVLVVSILAAFILAVVGVVLMILDSSRSSKESEESEDSKGERKYGGVVVIGPIPVIFGNDSSIIKWAIALTIVVVIVFILLVVIPLIGV from the coding sequence ATGATGATTAACATAGTTGATGTATTAGTAGTAAGCATCCTGGCTGCATTCATACTTGCGGTAGTGGGTGTGGTACTTATGATACTGGATTCATCAAGGAGCAGTAAAGAGAGTGAGGAGAGTGAGGATAGTAAGGGGGAGAGGAAGTATGGTGGTGTTGTTGTCATAGGGCCAATACCAGTAATCTTCGGTAATGATTCATCAATAATCAAGTGGGCTATTGCATTAACAATAGTAGTCGTAATAGTATTCATACTATTAGTAGTAATACCGCTCATTGGTGTTTAA
- a CDS encoding phosphate-starvation-inducible PsiE family protein: MAKADLKSSITRILKIANISLYIIVIVFTGITSILSLYIAASDILKIIMNINSLTDINIINVLSALFLVVLTMELIDMFIIYMERGHIIVDMVIAIVLTAIARELLINYANIESMTLQRGIMLSAAILTLAISYWLVIKADSIKKT, encoded by the coding sequence GTGGCTAAGGCTGATTTAAAATCATCAATAACAAGGATTCTTAAGATAGCTAATATATCACTTTACATAATAGTAATAGTATTCACTGGAATCACAAGTATACTTTCGCTATATATTGCGGCATCAGATATTTTGAAAATAATAATGAATATTAATTCCTTAACAGATATTAATATTATCAATGTATTATCAGCATTATTCCTCGTGGTATTAACAATGGAGTTAATAGACATGTTCATAATATACATGGAGAGGGGGCATATAATCGTTGATATGGTGATAGCCATAGTGCTAACAGCAATAGCTAGGGAATTACTGATAAATTACGCTAATATTGAATCCATGACTCTTCAAAGAGGAATCATGCTATCAGCAGCTATTTTAACCCTAGCCATATCATACTGGTTAGTTATTAAGGCTGATTCCATTAAGAAAACCTAG